In the genome of Shewanella glacialimarina, one region contains:
- a CDS encoding efflux RND transporter periplasmic adaptor subunit, which produces MKISPCKSVFTFVLMLTTSLLMSSVTLASEDEHAGHDHAAQPMDAVNSANTDADKVFNQPQPALLPTKSSANDANIKYVCPMHPHVVSDAPGSCPICGMNLEKVILGEVGEEVVVGVSGGMQQALGMRSETVTEGTLWKLVKTIGTVEYNENMIGHVHTRVTGWIETLKVHTVGQQVKKGQLLYELYSPELINAQDDYMQARDYLKQDKSRGGVLLNKARLRLELLGVSSASIQQLERTGDTLYRVPFYAEQDGLISRLTVRHGMYVQPGDTLFEIVDLSSVWVIADVFENEQSWLKQGRPVEVTSAAQGLFDIESSIDYIYPELDPVTRAMRVRIRLDNPTQQLKPGTLVDVKLFGGPNRGVLAIPTEALILTGRENRVVVQRSDNQFASVPVKVGMIAQGKAEITEGLKAGDKVIVSGQFLLDSEASIQGSLQRLSGSNSAAPDPHANH; this is translated from the coding sequence ATGAAAATATCCCCCTGTAAAAGCGTATTTACGTTTGTTTTAATGCTAACCACAAGCTTGCTGATGTCATCAGTGACACTTGCTTCCGAGGATGAACATGCAGGACATGATCATGCTGCACAGCCAATGGATGCCGTAAATAGCGCTAACACTGACGCTGACAAGGTTTTTAATCAACCTCAGCCGGCACTATTACCGACTAAAAGCAGCGCTAATGACGCGAACATCAAGTATGTTTGTCCCATGCACCCGCACGTGGTGTCTGATGCACCTGGTAGCTGCCCAATTTGTGGTATGAATCTAGAAAAAGTCATCCTAGGTGAAGTGGGCGAGGAAGTGGTTGTTGGGGTTTCTGGAGGCATGCAACAGGCTTTAGGCATGCGCAGTGAAACCGTTACCGAGGGCACCCTGTGGAAGCTAGTTAAAACTATAGGTACGGTAGAATACAATGAAAATATGATTGGCCATGTACATACCCGAGTGACCGGCTGGATAGAAACCCTCAAGGTGCATACGGTTGGCCAGCAAGTAAAAAAAGGCCAATTATTGTATGAGCTGTATTCGCCAGAGCTGATTAATGCTCAAGATGATTACATGCAAGCCAGAGATTACCTTAAGCAGGATAAAAGCCGTGGTGGAGTATTGTTGAACAAAGCTCGCCTACGCCTTGAGTTATTAGGGGTAAGTTCGGCGTCGATTCAGCAATTAGAGCGCACAGGTGACACCCTTTATCGCGTGCCATTTTATGCCGAGCAAGATGGACTAATTAGCCGGCTTACAGTGCGTCATGGCATGTACGTGCAACCGGGTGATACCTTGTTTGAAATCGTTGATTTAAGCAGCGTGTGGGTGATTGCCGACGTATTTGAAAATGAACAAAGCTGGTTAAAACAAGGTCGGCCAGTTGAGGTGACGTCTGCGGCGCAAGGCCTGTTTGATATTGAATCCAGCATAGATTACATCTACCCAGAGTTAGACCCAGTGACACGGGCAATGCGGGTGAGAATTCGCTTAGATAACCCGACTCAGCAATTAAAACCAGGCACCTTAGTGGATGTAAAACTGTTTGGTGGTCCAAACCGGGGAGTATTAGCCATTCCAACCGAGGCGTTAATTCTTACCGGGCGTGAAAACCGTGTTGTGGTGCAACGCAGTGATAACCAATTTGCTTCTGTACCCGTTAAAGTTGGCATGATTGCCCAGGGTAAAGCTGAAATCACCGAAGGCTTAAAGGCTGGCGATAAAGTGATTGTGTCGGGGCAATTCTTGCTTGATTCAGAAGCCAGTATTCAAGGTAGTTTGCAGCGATTAAGTGGCAGCAATAGTGCTGCACCTGATCCACACGCAAATCATTAA